TACATCACCCTTAGAATCGTAAACTTTGAGAACAATAAAGGAGGAGAACAGTGGTGGACGTCAAACGAGCACAGGATATTTATGCTTCAAAAGAGACGGTAAGTGTACATTTGGATGGAGAACCTGTATGGATTGAGCATGTGGATGCACAGAACGGAATGGCTACGGTGCAAGTAGGCTCAAGACCAACCAATACGCATACAGTAGGCGTGGAACGGTTAGAGGAGCAAGAACATTAACGAATGACTACTCAGAGTGTGTGAATAAGCGAAATCAAACCTGTATAAAAGAGACTCTTTATGCTTATTTTTGCGTAGAGGTCTCTTTTTCTATTGTAAGCATACTGACATGTAAGATTGAACAGGGACAGTTGTTGCGGTGGATGGAGCATACCGATATAATTAAATGTAATGGTTTTTGGCAGGTATATATTAAAAGGTGGTAGTTGTAGTTGGACAATACAGACGAAACGGTGTTCACTTACCGTTCATACAGCCTCCAGGATACAGAGTTGCTTGCAGCTGCTCTAGCTACTGCTTCGTCGCCTGGGATGGTTATAGGTTTGGATGGCGATCTGGGCGCAGGAAAAACGGCATTCTCGCAAGGGTACGCTCGGCATCTCGGCGTAAAGGGGATCGTAAACAGTCCTACTTTTACAATTATTAAAGAGTATGAGGGCCGTCTACCGCTATATCATATGGATGTATATCGGATTTCGCTTCAGGAAGCGGACGAGCTTGGACTAGATGAGTATTTCTACGGGCAAGGCGTCTGCTTGGTGGAATGGAGCAGTATTATTACGGATTTAATGCCGCCGCGGCATATGCACATATACATGGAAACAGTCGGGCCGGATGAAAGAATGATTACGGTGACCGGAATTGGGGAGCCGTATGGTGAGCTTTGCCGGAAGCTGATCCAGAAGTGGGGTTAAGGAAGATGACGAATCAGAATACAGAGCCGCGCAAGCGGCTTTTAGCGCTGGATACATCAACTGCAGTATTAGGCGTGGCAATTACAGAGAATGGGGAACTACTGCATGAAATTAATGCTTCCGGAGAACGGAATCATTCAGTACATTTACTGCCGATTATAGAGCAGGCGCTGCAAGCTACGGGAACTACTGCTGCAATGCTGGGAGGGATTTCTGTAGGTGTGGGTCCTGGATCGTATACGGGAACACGTATCGCAGTTACTGCAGCCAAAACGCTGGCATGGGCATGGAATGTCCCGGTAGTTGGTATTTCGAGTCTACATGCAGTGGCATGGGGCGGATATCAAACAGCCCTCAAGAATAAGGCGCAAGAAGAGTTAGGACAAGCTAATGAGAACAGTGGCTTCGGGCCTGATTGGATCATTCCACTGATGGATGCACGTCGAGGACAGGTATACACCGGACTTTTCGCAGCTGAGAGAAATAACGCTCCTAGCCGTCTTGAACCTGATGCCATCCGTCTGATGGCAGACTGGGTAGATTATTTAGCTGAACGTTTAGAACAGGCGTCAGTTGAGGGTAATAAGCCCGCTGTTCTTTGGTTTG
This Paenibacillus sp. FSL R5-0345 DNA region includes the following protein-coding sequences:
- the tsaE gene encoding tRNA (adenosine(37)-N6)-threonylcarbamoyltransferase complex ATPase subunit type 1 TsaE; this translates as MDNTDETVFTYRSYSLQDTELLAAALATASSPGMVIGLDGDLGAGKTAFSQGYARHLGVKGIVNSPTFTIIKEYEGRLPLYHMDVYRISLQEADELGLDEYFYGQGVCLVEWSSIITDLMPPRHMHIYMETVGPDERMITVTGIGEPYGELCRKLIQKWG
- a CDS encoding H-type small acid-soluble spore protein; the protein is MDVKRAQDIYASKETVSVHLDGEPVWIEHVDAQNGMATVQVGSRPTNTHTVGVERLEEQEH
- the tsaB gene encoding tRNA (adenosine(37)-N6)-threonylcarbamoyltransferase complex dimerization subunit type 1 TsaB produces the protein MTNQNTEPRKRLLALDTSTAVLGVAITENGELLHEINASGERNHSVHLLPIIEQALQATGTTAAMLGGISVGVGPGSYTGTRIAVTAAKTLAWAWNVPVVGISSLHAVAWGGYQTALKNKAQEELGQANENSGFGPDWIIPLMDARRGQVYTGLFAAERNNAPSRLEPDAIRLMADWVDYLAERLEQASVEGNKPAVLWFVGETAVHGSEESLRPLKDLGASIAVPYEMEGRWTGFLGEARILVENDDIHSLIPNYTQISEAEANLRLSREGGLKKQ